A stretch of the Thalassotalea euphylliae genome encodes the following:
- the ccoG gene encoding cytochrome c oxidase accessory protein CcoG encodes MKFDIKEEDMIIKPYKHDEGIYVRLQQGFYAKLRKYSSMILMLIFVLIPWIPYQGQQAILLDVAAQQFRIFSITFFPQDLTALAALFMVGAFALFFFTTWLGRVWCGFMCPQTIWMFLFIWVEEKIEGNRNQRIRLDKQEWNADKVKKKGAKHLIWLVLSFFTAVTFMSYFIPVKTLYSELFTLSWSGLVYFWVGLFALCTWGNAGFLREKMCIYMCPYSRFQSAMFDKNTLLIAYDKVRGENRGRRKRKDDPKALGLGDCVDCNLCVDVCPAGIDIRNGLQYECISCGACVDACNQTMSQFNYSQGLIRFTSENALAGKHVSPFRPKIAAYGAFTLAMFVLMGFFIATRSPIEASVLRDRNVLYRTTFDGHIENSYQLKLTNKLQHAESFTLSIEGQEDIELSLSEPLNAQALEMLVVPFTLTAPPEHLPQGVTSLNIRITANNSDEVDVTKSIKFYAG; translated from the coding sequence ATGAAATTTGATATCAAAGAAGAAGATATGATCATCAAGCCATACAAGCATGATGAAGGTATCTATGTTCGTCTTCAGCAAGGGTTTTACGCCAAGCTGCGTAAATACAGCAGCATGATCCTAATGCTGATCTTTGTCTTGATCCCTTGGATCCCCTACCAAGGCCAACAAGCCATCTTGCTCGATGTGGCAGCCCAGCAATTTCGTATTTTTTCCATTACCTTTTTTCCGCAGGATCTTACTGCGTTAGCAGCACTCTTTATGGTCGGTGCCTTTGCGCTGTTTTTCTTTACTACCTGGCTAGGCCGGGTGTGGTGCGGTTTTATGTGCCCGCAAACCATTTGGATGTTCTTATTTATTTGGGTAGAAGAAAAAATTGAAGGTAATCGTAATCAGCGTATCCGCCTTGATAAGCAGGAATGGAACGCTGACAAGGTCAAAAAGAAAGGCGCAAAGCATCTTATTTGGTTAGTGCTTTCCTTTTTTACTGCCGTGACATTTATGTCGTATTTTATTCCAGTAAAAACCTTATATAGCGAGCTCTTCACCCTGAGTTGGTCTGGCTTGGTTTATTTCTGGGTTGGCTTATTTGCACTTTGTACTTGGGGAAATGCTGGCTTTTTACGCGAAAAAATGTGTATTTACATGTGCCCATATTCACGTTTTCAATCGGCCATGTTTGATAAAAACACCTTGCTAATTGCCTATGATAAAGTCCGTGGTGAAAATCGTGGTCGTCGCAAACGCAAAGACGATCCAAAAGCATTGGGTTTAGGCGATTGTGTTGACTGTAACTTATGTGTGGATGTTTGCCCTGCTGGCATTGATATCCGCAATGGCCTGCAATACGAATGCATCAGTTGTGGTGCTTGTGTGGATGCCTGTAATCAAACCATGAGCCAATTCAACTATTCACAAGGTTTAATTCGCTTTACCAGTGAGAATGCCTTAGCGGGCAAACATGTCTCCCCTTTTAGACCGAAAATAGCGGCTTATGGCGCATTTACCCTAGCTATGTTTGTATTGATGGGCTTCTTTATCGCGACGCGTTCACCGATTGAAGCTTCGGTATTGCGCGACAGAAACGTGCTTTATCGCACTACCTTCGATGGCCATATTGAAAACAGCTATCAACTTAAACTCACTAACAAGTTACAGCATGCTGAAAGCTTTACTTTGAGTATTGAAGGACAAGAAGACATTGAACTGTCGTTATCGGAGCCATTAAACGCGCAAGCGTTAGAAATGTTGGTTGTGCCCTTTACCTTAACAGCGCCGCCTGAGCACTTACCACAAGGTGTCACTTCGCTAAATATTCGGATTACCGCCAATAACAGCGATGAGGTGGACGTCACTAAATCCATTAAGTTTTATGCCGGTTAA
- a CDS encoding TlpA family protein disulfide reductase: MVFSNASVANSYEEKVQKSLAAIGQPIEAIDLASLDGQSRSFSELQGRASVIYFFASWCAPCYKTLRDIEQVRQQKLDVNLVAIALDDDKAAVSAMLKKTGFTGETWLANDGAKPLKTRLFANAYKVLPYVIKLDSNLVLVEHSYDIKSLAQWQEVLVAGKPLSQATLGN; encoded by the coding sequence GTGGTGTTTTCCAATGCTAGTGTTGCCAACAGCTATGAAGAAAAAGTTCAGAAATCACTAGCCGCTATCGGCCAGCCAATTGAAGCAATTGATCTAGCCTCGCTCGATGGTCAATCCCGCTCTTTTAGTGAGTTACAAGGCCGCGCATCGGTTATCTACTTCTTCGCGTCTTGGTGTGCCCCGTGTTACAAAACCTTGCGTGATATTGAGCAAGTTCGTCAACAAAAGCTTGATGTTAATTTGGTTGCTATTGCTCTCGATGATGATAAAGCAGCTGTGAGCGCTATGCTCAAGAAAACTGGCTTTACCGGTGAAACTTGGCTGGCAAATGATGGTGCAAAGCCACTTAAAACACGCCTGTTTGCTAATGCTTATAAAGTGCTGCCCTATGTGATCAAATTAGACAGTAATTTAGTGCTTGTCGAACACAGTTACGACATCAAATCGCTAGCGCAGTGGCAAGAGGTGTTGGTTGCTGGCAAACCATTATCGCAAGCGACACTGGGGAATTAG